The Paenibacillus sp. RUD330 genome has a segment encoding these proteins:
- a CDS encoding DNA alkylation repair protein — MEPLRNLYTDEKLEAVAEAFRKLEPAFPAERFMDLVRRDPWGEAPFKERMRLVSLALRDTLPESYERALHLLCQAAKEFRGVEYIFFPDFIELRGMEKPEHEPASLAALAEISRYSTSEFAIRPFLLRRPEAVMERLAVWSKSPDEHVRRLASEGCRPRLPWGTRLPVFVRDPEPVLSLLETMLDDASEYVRRSVANNLNDIAKDHPQRVLALAVREIGSSARTDWILKHGCRTLLKQGLPEALALFGYPAAADAGVEQFRILTPSVEFGGELEFSFEVHNRGEKSVPLRIEYEIGFVKASGSLSGKRFKLSERSYPPGISAVARHHALKPITTRRYYPGVHALKVLVNGVELAAGPFELTMPSAAEARV, encoded by the coding sequence ATGGAGCCATTGCGCAATTTGTACACCGATGAGAAGCTCGAAGCCGTCGCGGAGGCGTTCCGCAAGCTGGAGCCGGCCTTTCCGGCAGAACGGTTCATGGACCTGGTTCGCCGCGACCCTTGGGGAGAGGCTCCGTTCAAGGAGAGAATGAGGCTCGTCTCGCTCGCTCTGCGGGACACGCTGCCGGAATCCTATGAACGGGCTCTGCATCTCTTATGCCAGGCGGCCAAAGAGTTCCGGGGCGTCGAATATATTTTCTTTCCCGATTTCATCGAGCTCAGGGGCATGGAGAAGCCCGAGCATGAACCGGCCTCCCTCGCGGCATTGGCCGAGATCAGCCGGTATTCGACGTCGGAATTCGCGATCCGTCCGTTCCTGCTGCGCCGCCCGGAGGCGGTCATGGAGCGGCTCGCGGTCTGGTCGAAAAGCCCCGACGAGCATGTCAGGAGGCTCGCCAGCGAAGGCTGCCGCCCGCGGCTTCCCTGGGGGACGAGGCTGCCGGTGTTCGTCCGGGATCCCGAGCCTGTGCTGAGCCTGCTGGAGACGATGCTCGACGATGCCAGCGAGTACGTCAGGCGCAGCGTCGCCAACAATCTCAACGATATCGCCAAAGACCACCCGCAGCGGGTGCTGGCGCTGGCCGTCCGCGAGATCGGAAGCTCGGCCCGGACGGACTGGATCCTGAAGCACGGCTGCCGCACCTTGCTCAAGCAGGGATTGCCGGAGGCGCTGGCGCTGTTCGGCTATCCGGCCGCGGCCGATGCCGGCGTGGAGCAGTTCCGCATCCTGACGCCGTCGGTGGAATTCGGGGGCGAGCTTGAATTTTCCTTTGAAGTGCACAATCGGGGAGAGAAATCCGTGCCGCTGCGGATCGAATACGAGATCGGCTTCGTCAAGGCAAGCGGCAGCCTCTCGGGCAAGCGGTTCAAGCTGTCGGAGCGCAGCTACCCGCCGGGAATCTCGGCCGTCGCCCGGCATCATGCCTTGAAGCCGATCACGACCCGCCGCTACTACCCGGGCGTCCATGCCCTGAAGGTGCTGGTCAACGGCGTCGAGCTCGCAGCCGGACCGTTCGAGCTGACGATGCCGTCGGCGGCAGAGGCGCGCGTATAA
- a CDS encoding MarR family transcriptional regulator: MDTHPSAGQGPDDGFLDTCLFFTANRLGRAITRMAEEEFAPTGLTPMYGYVIRLVNGTPGISQKELASKLSIAPSTLTRFIDKLEIRRLAERRVDGKTVRVYPTPKGLELGDTIREASRSLRIRYEELLGPETARRLSGDLKTASGTLE, from the coding sequence ATGGATACCCACCCTTCAGCTGGACAGGGACCCGATGACGGCTTCCTGGACACATGCCTGTTCTTCACCGCCAACCGTCTCGGCCGCGCCATCACCCGCATGGCGGAGGAGGAGTTCGCTCCGACCGGGCTCACGCCCATGTACGGCTATGTCATCCGCCTCGTCAACGGAACGCCGGGCATCTCGCAGAAGGAGCTGGCCTCCAAGCTCTCCATCGCGCCCTCCACTCTGACCCGCTTCATCGACAAGCTGGAGATTCGACGGCTAGCCGAGCGCCGCGTCGACGGCAAGACCGTCCGCGTCTATCCGACGCCCAAAGGGCTGGAGCTGGGCGATACGATTCGCGAGGCGTCCCGCAGCCTTCGCATCCGCTACGAGGAGCTGCTCGGACCCGAGACGGCCCGCAGGCTGTCGGGAGATTTGAAGACCGCCAGCGGAACGCTGGAATAA
- a CDS encoding MFS transporter, which translates to MSSKRVNSTFMYALGMFAIMVPSQAFTSFYSYYYVEKLGLGIGLATLARSVYLVWDAVNQPLLGYWSDRTRSPRGRRKPWLYGGLPAFAILFVLMFSVPPGLTGASAAGELFWWFLIVLILFESASSVLWVNYGSLLPELFAGAALRAKASAVQQSFQMLAILIGTAATPLLFKAVGFSGMSVAYAALFLLCMLVFLKHLQESPAARVPAPLPLRQAFRETLRNRNFWIFHLANSFAQTVNGLLSSMIPFYAKYALHIPESQVSILLASVFVSVIPLVVVWYLIARRLGGLRSWRLSLAVYGVTAIPLWFAGSLGTGIAAGISIGFGLAGFLVTPAVLNGHIIDQDAERTGRRREGVYTAVGGFINRSSGLISALAFWIVGGMFGYVSGHDPGPDPELAFRWLISLVPLGLMAVSLALSLLYREEKRHGEQKTDS; encoded by the coding sequence ATGTCGTCCAAACGCGTGAATTCCACCTTTATGTACGCGCTGGGAATGTTCGCCATCATGGTGCCGAGCCAGGCTTTCACGTCGTTCTACAGCTATTACTACGTGGAGAAGCTGGGGCTCGGCATCGGTCTTGCGACGCTGGCTCGGTCCGTCTATCTCGTATGGGACGCGGTCAACCAGCCGCTTCTGGGCTACTGGTCCGACCGGACCCGCTCTCCCCGCGGCCGGCGCAAGCCTTGGCTCTACGGAGGACTGCCGGCGTTCGCCATCCTGTTCGTGCTGATGTTCTCCGTCCCGCCCGGGCTTACCGGAGCATCGGCTGCCGGAGAGCTGTTCTGGTGGTTTCTGATCGTGCTGATTCTGTTCGAGAGCGCTTCATCCGTCCTTTGGGTCAATTACGGCTCCCTCCTTCCCGAGCTGTTCGCCGGAGCCGCGCTCCGGGCCAAAGCCTCCGCCGTCCAGCAGAGCTTCCAGATGCTGGCCATCCTGATCGGCACGGCGGCCACGCCGCTGCTGTTCAAGGCGGTCGGCTTCAGCGGCATGTCTGTCGCGTACGCCGCTCTCTTCCTTCTATGCATGCTTGTCTTTCTGAAGCATCTGCAGGAGAGCCCCGCAGCCCGCGTCCCCGCTCCGCTGCCGCTGCGGCAAGCATTCCGCGAAACGCTCCGCAACCGCAACTTCTGGATCTTCCATCTGGCGAATTCGTTCGCCCAAACCGTGAACGGGCTGCTCAGCTCCATGATTCCGTTTTATGCCAAGTATGCGCTGCATATTCCGGAGAGCCAGGTTTCCATTCTGCTCGCCTCCGTATTCGTTTCCGTCATACCGCTGGTCGTGGTCTGGTATCTCATTGCCCGGCGTCTCGGGGGCTTGCGGAGCTGGCGGCTGTCGCTGGCCGTGTACGGAGTCACGGCGATTCCGCTCTGGTTCGCGGGAAGCCTCGGGACGGGAATCGCGGCGGGAATCTCGATCGGCTTCGGTCTGGCCGGATTTCTGGTGACTCCGGCGGTGCTGAACGGGCATATCATCGATCAAGACGCGGAGCGCACCGGGAGGAGGCGGGAGGGAGTCTATACCGCAGTCGGAGGATTCATCAACCGTTCCAGCGGGCTCATATCCGCTCTGGCTTTCTGGATTGTGGGCGGCATGTTCGGGTATGTCAGCGGCCATGACCCGGGACCGGATCCGGAGCTGGCCTTCCGCTGGCTGATCAGTCTCGTGCCGCTCGGCCTCATGGCCGTATCGCTGGCGCTATCATTGCTGTACCGGGAGGAGAAGCGGCATGGGGAGCAAAAAACTGATTCTTAA
- a CDS encoding MFS transporter yields the protein MNLSPPQAKRLHYGWFVLAVTFVTLLVSAGVRSMPSLFMLPFQNEFGWSRGSISGVVSIGILLYGLAGPFSAALLLRFGIKRVVVLSLAALAVSLALTPLITRLWQFELLWGVLSGLSTGMMANVLGVTVASRWFVKRRGLVVGMLTASAATGQLLFLPLLAKVTVSSGWRTAVLAAVAAVIAVLLLVALFMKDHPHQAGLAPYGSDDASPPEPFRGNVFLGPLQALRDAARTPVFWLLSGTFFFCGFSTNGLIGTHLIPACGDVGIAAVTAAGLLALMGMFDLVGTTLSGWLSDRFDSRWLLFWYYGLRGLSLLFLPYALNASPVHLLIFSVFYGLDWIATVPPTVKLATEAFGKEKSGMIFGWIVVFHQIGASTAAYGAGLIRDFMGSYTAAFAMAGFACLFAALMAVRIRAARPVSGSLEA from the coding sequence ATGAACCTCTCTCCTCCGCAAGCGAAGCGGCTCCACTACGGCTGGTTCGTGCTGGCCGTCACCTTCGTCACGCTGCTGGTGTCCGCAGGCGTCCGCTCCATGCCGAGCCTGTTCATGCTGCCCTTCCAGAACGAATTCGGCTGGAGCAGGGGCAGCATCTCGGGCGTCGTCTCCATCGGGATCCTGCTGTACGGATTGGCCGGCCCCTTCTCGGCCGCCCTCCTGCTCCGATTCGGCATCAAGCGTGTCGTCGTGCTCTCTCTGGCCGCTCTGGCCGTCAGCCTGGCGCTGACTCCGCTCATCACCCGCCTATGGCAGTTCGAGCTGCTCTGGGGCGTCCTGTCCGGCCTCAGCACCGGCATGATGGCCAACGTGCTCGGCGTGACCGTCGCCAGCCGGTGGTTCGTCAAGCGCCGCGGACTCGTCGTCGGCATGCTGACCGCCAGCGCCGCCACCGGGCAGCTGCTGTTCCTGCCGCTGCTGGCGAAGGTCACCGTCAGCTCCGGCTGGAGAACGGCAGTGCTGGCTGCGGTCGCGGCCGTCATTGCCGTCCTGCTGCTGGTCGCCCTGTTCATGAAGGACCATCCTCATCAGGCTGGCCTCGCTCCTTACGGATCCGACGACGCCTCGCCGCCTGAACCGTTCCGCGGCAATGTGTTCCTCGGCCCGCTGCAGGCGCTGCGCGATGCGGCCCGCACACCGGTGTTCTGGCTGCTCTCCGGCACCTTTTTCTTCTGCGGCTTCTCGACCAACGGCCTGATCGGCACCCATCTCATTCCCGCCTGCGGCGATGTCGGCATCGCCGCCGTGACGGCCGCCGGGCTGCTGGCGCTCATGGGCATGTTCGACCTCGTCGGCACGACCCTGTCGGGCTGGCTGTCCGATCGGTTCGACAGCCGCTGGCTGCTGTTCTGGTACTACGGGCTGCGCGGACTGTCCCTGCTCTTCCTGCCTTACGCCCTCAATGCGAGCCCCGTCCACCTGCTGATCTTCTCCGTCTTCTACGGGCTGGACTGGATCGCCACAGTCCCTCCGACCGTCAAGCTCGCCACAGAGGCGTTCGGCAAAGAGAAATCCGGCATGATCTTCGGCTGGATCGTCGTCTTCCATCAGATCGGCGCTTCAACGGCCGCTTACGGAGCCGGCCTGATCCGTGATTTCATGGGCAGCTACACCGCCGCCTTCGCGATGGCTGGCTTCGCCTGCCTGTTCGCGGCTCTCATGGCCGTCCGTATCCGAGCCGCCAGACCGGTCAGCGGCAGCCTGGAGGCTTGA
- a CDS encoding catalase yields MNRLTTNQGVPIGDNQNSRTAGQNGPTLLEDYQLLEKLAHFDRERVPERVVHARGAGAHGVFRAAASMKRWTKAAFLQDAGTETPVFVRFSTVIHGQHSPETLRDPRGFAIKFYTTEGNYDFVGNNLPVFFIRDAMKFPDMVHSLKPDPSTNLQTADRYWDFMSLTPESTNMLVHLFSDEGIPANYREMRGSSVHAFKWVNEHGNRVYTKLRWVPKQGVRSLSSEQASEIQGRDFNHATRDLIDAIDRGDFPEWDLFVQILDPADLDSFDFDPLDPTKDWFEEDIPYVHVGTMELNRNPDNVFAETEQAGFNPGVVVPGIEPSEDKLLQGRLFSYSDTQRYRIGPNYLQLPVNCPFAQVSNNQRDGAMQHGKFSGSVNYEPSRHLDAPQPDPAYAEAAAPLEAGAAAGRQRIAKTNDFGQAGQVFRRYSPAEQDALVRNLSADLASVEASTQLRAICNFFRADAELGKRLSAELGVDLTPYLQHLG; encoded by the coding sequence ATGAACAGACTTACGACGAACCAGGGTGTCCCGATCGGAGACAACCAGAATTCCAGAACTGCCGGACAGAACGGCCCGACGCTGCTGGAGGATTACCAGCTGCTGGAGAAGCTGGCCCATTTCGACCGGGAACGCGTGCCTGAGCGCGTCGTCCATGCCCGCGGCGCAGGCGCGCATGGCGTATTCCGCGCTGCGGCCAGCATGAAGCGCTGGACCAAGGCGGCGTTCCTTCAGGACGCCGGAACCGAGACGCCGGTCTTCGTCCGCTTCTCCACCGTCATCCACGGCCAGCACTCCCCCGAGACGCTGCGCGATCCACGCGGATTCGCCATCAAGTTCTACACGACGGAGGGGAACTACGACTTTGTCGGCAACAACCTGCCGGTCTTCTTCATCCGCGACGCGATGAAGTTCCCGGACATGGTCCACTCCCTGAAGCCGGATCCGAGCACGAACCTGCAGACAGCCGACCGCTACTGGGATTTCATGTCGCTGACGCCCGAGTCCACCAACATGCTTGTGCATCTGTTCTCCGACGAGGGCATTCCCGCGAACTACCGCGAGATGCGCGGCTCCAGCGTCCACGCGTTCAAGTGGGTGAACGAGCACGGCAACCGCGTGTACACCAAGCTGCGGTGGGTGCCGAAGCAAGGCGTTCGCAGCCTCAGCTCCGAGCAGGCATCGGAGATCCAGGGCCGCGACTTCAACCATGCCACGCGCGACCTCATCGACGCCATCGACCGCGGCGACTTCCCGGAGTGGGATCTGTTCGTCCAGATCCTCGATCCGGCCGATCTCGATTCCTTCGACTTCGACCCGCTCGATCCGACCAAGGATTGGTTCGAGGAGGATATCCCTTACGTGCATGTCGGCACCATGGAGCTGAACCGCAATCCCGACAACGTCTTCGCGGAGACGGAGCAGGCCGGCTTCAATCCCGGCGTCGTCGTCCCGGGCATCGAGCCGTCCGAGGACAAACTGCTCCAAGGACGCCTCTTCTCCTACTCCGATACGCAGCGTTACCGGATCGGCCCGAACTATTTGCAGCTGCCGGTCAACTGCCCGTTCGCCCAGGTGAGCAACAACCAGCGTGACGGCGCCATGCAGCACGGCAAGTTCAGCGGCTCCGTCAATTATGAGCCGAGCCGCCACCTCGACGCTCCTCAGCCGGATCCGGCCTATGCCGAAGCTGCCGCTCCTCTCGAAGCCGGAGCCGCCGCAGGTCGCCAGCGCATCGCCAAGACCAACGACTTCGGCCAGGCAGGCCAAGTGTTCCGCCGCTATTCCCCGGCCGAACAGGATGCGCTTGTGCGCAATCTGTCCGCCGATCTCGCCTCCGTCGAGGCGTCCACCCAGCTGCGCGCGATCTGCAACTTCTTCCGTGCGGATGCCGAGCTCGGCAAGCGGCTGTCCGCGGAGCTGGGCGTCGATCTGACTCCTTATCTCCAGCATCTGGGCTGA
- a CDS encoding HD domain-containing phosphohydrolase has product MLSSSYRQFQRNLVRNYLAGSLLAVLGVGGAIIWITLGVEGEQLAVVTAVLLISLLIMGSLEGLVFRSHLQPIRKLFMADQFSETEIRAAYLRAHRLPILAVLRIMGPHMLGFMLPALILSSISMESGWLAIRPYFLIIAGVASFLVACLHALVEFFLTVQAVRPVLVQIRDCAVKAGISGLSLEGKVLVPIQQKFQLSVFVIGTLPVILFLLSTQIRQAVHGSGQHNQDWGWSGFVLVVSLGFASFAAWMLGRNIKQPIEELYGTMQQVRRGDLGATVPDLYSDEFSRLVDGFNDMIRSLEERAKMNEQLLQSYFSTLAAALDARDTYTAGHSDRVAGYALMIGRSAGLNAWTLDALHKTALLHDIGKIGVRDSVLLKEGRLTDEEFDQIKLHTVMGENILRQIEPAEAMAAFLPGVRSHHERYDGQGYPDGLSGMDIPMMGRIIAVADAFDAMTSDRPYRRGMPIDRALRILEEGSGTQWDPEYAKLFIDAMGGVDQAGASDPDSPARAGGLLPGGKMEERGLGKRKSS; this is encoded by the coding sequence ATGTTGTCCAGCAGCTACCGTCAATTTCAACGGAACCTGGTTCGCAATTATTTGGCGGGCTCTCTCCTGGCCGTATTGGGGGTAGGGGGAGCTATCATATGGATCACGCTCGGCGTCGAGGGCGAGCAGCTGGCCGTTGTGACCGCCGTGCTGCTGATATCCCTGCTGATCATGGGATCGCTGGAGGGACTTGTGTTCCGCAGCCATCTTCAGCCGATCCGCAAGCTGTTCATGGCGGATCAGTTCAGCGAAACGGAGATTCGCGCCGCTTATCTGAGAGCCCATCGCCTGCCGATTCTCGCCGTGCTGCGGATCATGGGACCGCATATGCTAGGCTTCATGCTGCCTGCCCTGATCCTATCCTCGATCAGCATGGAATCGGGCTGGCTTGCGATCAGGCCCTACTTCCTGATCATTGCGGGAGTCGCTTCGTTTCTCGTCGCCTGCCTGCATGCGCTCGTGGAATTCTTCCTGACGGTGCAGGCGGTGCGGCCGGTGCTCGTGCAGATACGCGATTGCGCCGTCAAGGCGGGAATCAGCGGGCTGTCGCTTGAGGGCAAGGTGCTGGTGCCGATCCAGCAGAAGTTCCAGCTGAGCGTATTCGTCATCGGAACGCTGCCCGTCATCCTGTTCCTGCTCTCCACGCAGATCCGCCAGGCCGTCCATGGCAGCGGCCAGCACAACCAGGATTGGGGCTGGTCGGGATTCGTCCTGGTCGTCAGCCTCGGCTTCGCTTCCTTTGCCGCCTGGATGCTCGGACGCAACATCAAGCAGCCGATCGAGGAGCTGTACGGGACGATGCAGCAGGTCCGCCGAGGCGATCTGGGCGCAACCGTTCCGGATCTCTACTCGGATGAATTCTCCCGGCTCGTCGACGGGTTCAACGATATGATCCGCAGCCTGGAGGAGCGCGCCAAGATGAACGAGCAGCTGCTGCAGAGCTACTTCTCGACGCTTGCCGCCGCGCTCGATGCCCGGGATACCTATACGGCGGGCCATTCCGACCGGGTGGCCGGATATGCGCTCATGATCGGACGCTCCGCCGGCCTGAATGCCTGGACGCTCGATGCGCTGCACAAGACGGCGCTCCTGCATGACATCGGCAAGATCGGGGTCAGGGACAGCGTGCTGCTCAAGGAAGGCCGCCTGACCGACGAGGAGTTCGACCAGATCAAGCTCCATACGGTCATGGGCGAGAATATCCTGAGGCAGATCGAGCCTGCGGAGGCGATGGCCGCCTTCCTGCCGGGCGTCCGATCCCATCATGAACGCTACGACGGCCAAGGATACCCGGACGGCCTGAGCGGGATGGACATTCCGATGATGGGCAGAATCATCGCCGTGGCCGACGCCTTCGATGCGATGACCTCCGACCGCCCTTACAGGCGCGGGATGCCGATCGACCGTGCGCTCCGGATTCTGGAGGAAGGCAGCGGCACGCAGTGGGACCCGGAGTATGCCAAGCTGTTCATCGATGCGATGGGCGGAGTGGATCAAGCCGGCGCGTCCGATCCCGATTCTCCCGCCCGCGCGGGAGGGCTTCTGCCCGGCGGGAAAATGGAAGAACGGGGTCTGGGGAAGCGGAAGAGCTCCTGA
- a CDS encoding polysaccharide deacetylase family protein translates to MGSKKLILNCDDFGQSRAANEAIICLLEEKLVSSATIMAPAPAFSEAAAWCRRTGAANIGAHLTFTSEFPGYRWGSLTGGKSLQDAEGYLHLTVEEFERRVDARELRREMRAQFEAIREAGIPVSHADNHMGSLFGLATGRSFLPMALRECSRRRLPYRLFRRIWEQDQFLASIPGAQGILDKVLVLADALNVPVPDYLVSHSYHAEPGETYDSFKEMMIRKLYALPEGIVETYIHPAAPDQAMAAIIPSWEKREWEFLLPQDADFRYAIRDAGIELTTYAEVDRVQRQPRLRSWLRLWRLLGK, encoded by the coding sequence ATGGGGAGCAAAAAACTGATTCTTAACTGCGACGACTTCGGCCAAAGCCGGGCCGCCAACGAAGCGATCATCTGCCTGCTGGAAGAGAAGCTCGTCTCCTCGGCGACGATCATGGCGCCCGCCCCCGCATTTTCCGAGGCGGCGGCATGGTGCAGGCGGACCGGCGCCGCCAACATCGGGGCCCATCTGACCTTCACGAGCGAATTTCCCGGATACAGATGGGGCAGCCTCACCGGAGGAAAGTCTCTGCAGGATGCGGAAGGGTACTTGCATCTCACCGTGGAGGAGTTCGAACGCCGCGTCGATGCGCGCGAGCTCCGCAGGGAGATGAGGGCGCAGTTCGAAGCGATCCGGGAGGCAGGCATCCCGGTCTCTCATGCGGACAATCACATGGGCAGCCTGTTCGGCCTTGCTACGGGCAGAAGCTTCCTCCCGATGGCGCTGCGGGAATGCTCCCGAAGAAGGCTGCCGTACCGGCTGTTCCGCCGGATCTGGGAGCAGGACCAGTTTCTGGCTTCGATACCGGGAGCCCAAGGGATATTGGATAAAGTCCTCGTGCTCGCCGACGCCTTGAACGTTCCCGTTCCCGACTATCTGGTCAGCCATTCCTATCATGCGGAGCCCGGAGAGACGTACGATTCCTTCAAGGAGATGATGATCCGCAAGCTGTATGCCCTGCCGGAAGGCATCGTCGAGACGTACATCCATCCCGCCGCGCCCGATCAGGCGATGGCGGCCATCATTCCATCCTGGGAAAAGCGGGAATGGGAGTTCCTTCTTCCGCAGGATGCCGACTTCCGATATGCGATCCGCGATGCCGGCATCGAGCTGACCACCTATGCGGAAGTCGACCGGGTGCAGCGTCAGCCGAGGCTGCGCTCCTGGCTCCGCCTCTGGCGCTTATTAGGTAAATAA
- a CDS encoding methylenetetrahydrofolate reductase: protein MSTPTLKDKLLSRQSGIITYGMTPPKNTHPAEKVREIADKQIERLQGIGIDGLVLYDVQDEAQRTDKDRPFPYLASLDPTAYYRDYLQQELGLPAVIYRCVAGGSRSELEEWIHQNRDEQRYSVFVGASSSRQQVQVKLPEAYRLGTSLNEKLMLGGVVIPERHRGKGDEHLRALHKQESGCAFFISQATYDVEASKSFLSDYYYHCRDNGIGMAPILFNLAPCGSAKTLEFMKWLGISIPKWLENELVHSHDILDKSVQLSRETFRELYQFGLEKGMPIGCSIESVSTRKVEIEASIQLVKDIKSDMSR from the coding sequence ATGAGTACCCCCACCCTTAAGGACAAGCTGCTGAGCCGGCAGAGCGGCATCATCACCTACGGCATGACCCCGCCCAAAAATACGCATCCGGCGGAGAAGGTGAGGGAAATCGCCGACAAGCAGATCGAGCGCCTGCAGGGCATCGGCATCGACGGCCTCGTGCTGTACGACGTCCAGGACGAAGCCCAGCGCACCGACAAGGACCGGCCCTTCCCCTATCTGGCCTCGCTTGATCCGACCGCCTATTATCGGGACTATCTCCAGCAGGAGCTCGGCCTTCCGGCTGTCATCTACCGCTGCGTCGCCGGCGGGAGCCGGAGCGAGCTGGAGGAATGGATTCATCAGAACCGCGACGAGCAGCGCTATTCGGTGTTCGTCGGCGCCTCTTCGAGCAGGCAGCAGGTGCAGGTCAAGCTGCCCGAAGCCTATCGTCTGGGCACCAGCTTGAACGAGAAGCTGATGCTCGGCGGCGTCGTCATCCCGGAGCGGCACCGGGGCAAGGGAGACGAGCATCTGCGCGCGCTCCACAAGCAGGAGTCCGGCTGCGCCTTCTTCATCTCCCAGGCGACCTACGACGTAGAGGCATCCAAAAGCTTCCTGTCCGACTATTATTACCATTGCCGCGACAACGGCATCGGCATGGCGCCGATTCTGTTCAACCTCGCGCCCTGCGGCTCCGCCAAAACGCTGGAATTCATGAAGTGGCTCGGCATCAGCATCCCCAAATGGCTCGAGAACGAGCTGGTCCATTCCCACGATATTCTGGACAAATCCGTCCAGCTCTCGCGGGAAACCTTCCGGGAGCTGTACCAGTTCGGCCTGGAGAAGGGCATGCCGATCGGCTGCAGCATCGAGAGCGTATCGACCCGCAAGGTCGAGATCGAAGCTTCCATCCAGCTGGTGAAGGACATCAAATCCGATATGAGCCGCTGA
- a CDS encoding lytic polysaccharide monooxygenase — protein MSVRMNDSRMFIWKLAAAFALMLLALACAKAFAGSASAHGYIDSPSSRSKLCSTGVNTGCGAIQYEPQSLEAKGNFPTGGPADGQITGAGAFPEMNAQSATRWSKVNLSGGTNTFTWKLTARHATTEWKYYITKKGWDPNKAIARADLEQFCYIKDTGKQPEATVTHTCSVPTDRSGYYVILGVWEIADTGNAFYQAIDVNLTNGGGTPVDTTAPSVPGNLRSTTVSSTSVGLAWNSSSDNVGVTGYKVYRGTTLLATVSGSTTTYTATGLTAGTAYSFTVQAVDAAGNTSASSAALNVTTPTGSTPDTTAPTVPGGLHIHTFDASSISLMWSASTDNVGVTGYRIYNGSTLVATVSGTTLEYKVSGLSAGTSYTLSVQAVDAAGNVSPSATVAGKTADSSTPPAGPQAWAAGVAYKIGDLVTYGGKTYSCRQNHTSLTGWEPATTPALWLLQT, from the coding sequence ATGAGTGTACGAATGAATGACAGCCGCATGTTCATCTGGAAGCTGGCAGCCGCTTTCGCGTTGATGCTGCTGGCCCTCGCCTGCGCGAAGGCTTTTGCTGGAAGCGCTTCCGCACATGGCTATATCGATTCCCCGTCCAGCCGCTCCAAGCTGTGCAGCACCGGCGTCAACACCGGCTGCGGCGCAATCCAGTACGAGCCCCAGAGCCTTGAGGCCAAAGGCAACTTCCCGACAGGCGGCCCGGCAGACGGCCAAATTACGGGCGCAGGCGCCTTCCCCGAGATGAACGCGCAATCCGCGACGCGCTGGAGCAAAGTCAACCTGAGCGGCGGCACGAACACGTTCACCTGGAAGCTGACGGCGCGCCATGCCACGACGGAATGGAAATACTACATCACCAAAAAAGGCTGGGATCCGAACAAGGCGATCGCCCGCGCGGATCTCGAGCAGTTCTGCTACATCAAGGATACAGGCAAGCAGCCTGAAGCCACCGTCACGCATACTTGCAGCGTTCCGACCGACCGCAGCGGCTACTACGTGATCCTCGGCGTCTGGGAAATCGCGGACACCGGCAACGCCTTCTACCAAGCCATCGACGTCAACCTGACGAACGGCGGCGGCACGCCGGTCGACACGACAGCTCCATCCGTCCCGGGCAACCTTCGCTCCACGACGGTATCTTCCACGAGCGTAGGCCTCGCCTGGAATTCCTCCTCCGACAATGTCGGCGTTACCGGCTACAAAGTCTATCGCGGCACGACGCTGCTGGCCACCGTGTCCGGCTCCACGACGACCTACACGGCAACCGGCCTGACGGCCGGCACCGCCTACAGCTTCACGGTCCAGGCCGTCGACGCCGCAGGCAACACCAGCGCTTCCAGCGCCGCCCTGAACGTCACGACGCCGACGGGCTCCACGCCGGATACGACGGCTCCGACCGTGCCCGGCGGCCTTCATATCCATACCTTCGACGCCTCCAGCATCTCGCTCATGTGGAGCGCTTCGACGGATAACGTAGGCGTCACCGGCTACCGCATCTACAACGGCTCCACCCTTGTCGCCACCGTCTCCGGAACGACGCTCGAGTACAAGGTGAGCGGCCTCAGCGCCGGCACCTCTTACACTCTGAGCGTGCAGGCCGTCGATGCGGCAGGCAACGTCAGCCCGTCGGCGACGGTTGCCGGCAAGACTGCCGACTCCAGCACGCCGCCTGCCGGCCCTCAAGCCTGGGCCGCGGGCGTCGCCTATAAAATAGGCGATCTGGTCACGTACGGCGGCAAGACGTATTCCTGCCGCCAGAACCACACCTCCCTGACAGGCTGGGAGCCGGCAACGACGCCGGCCCTGTGGCTGCTGCAGACCTGA